The Myxocyprinus asiaticus isolate MX2 ecotype Aquarium Trade chromosome 6, UBuf_Myxa_2, whole genome shotgun sequence region gggaggttgcaaaaagtattgaataaaagggtgccaataattatggacaatgcgttttggagaaaaatatttatttaataatgagatatttcccctgtttcaattgttttacttcaaataaaagttagatttttgtgaattttttagaatgaaagatcaaaaggctaaacaatgtagattttttttccacagccttttttgtgcatatttaccaagggtgccaatatctTTGGTTACTACTGTGCATATACATAAGGATTTAGATGTTTTTCCCTTGTAGCTGTGTTTGCGGCAAACAGTACACGTAATATGCTAGCCAGTCTCtctgaaaacactcacaaaaaCATTGATTTTGGTGGTTAACAGCAGGAATGTGTTGCCACTAGGTTTAGAATGATCACACtatgaattcggtgacagtaggttgaaagctCTGCTGTTGAAATCGATCTGTGCATACTGAAATTAAaatcactgccccccagtggctgaagctagaagtgttgttgaacgaatAGGCACATGAGCTTTAGTTTCCTGGCAAaatggcgccaaaagcaagttgaacgtttagttgtaaattatgtaatacagttgaCAGGAATGcgtattttattaaccctaccctCTAACcataaccccaaccctaaacctaaccatcagtggagtaaaaatgtaatttaagagcaaaaatgcaacctccgaattgcacacaccattgtttatgtgaacgtgaaTATTTCCTGGTTTCCACTGGACAAGAACCAGTGTCTCTGAGGTTGCTCAGTAGcactaaatgcaaaaatgtcttaggTGGGATGCCGTTTGTCAGGAATTTGgcagtatggggttgatttcaggataCATTAACTTTCTGAAGAAATGTGTAAACAACTAATTTGATCATGTTGTGACAATAAAAGCAAAACCTTTTGGTTTCCTAGTTGAACATATGATGGTTTTATATGGTTTGAATATATTTGATATGTTCACATCGCTTAAGTATtataaatgaaaaacaacaacGGACTTTTACATTACCATTTAGGTCATTCATTAttcttttcgttttttttttattatttcaagtTATCGGCCAACTGGTTTATTTACTTGCCAAAGCCATTTTTGCTTGCATTTGGTGCTTGGTGtgagttaattttggaccctgcctgTAATGTTTCAGAAACAGAATAAAGGCACAAATCTCTTATATGTTCATCGTGAAATGTCATGGACCTCTATGTCTGTAAAATATCAAACAACTAAGGTAAATTAATATCATGCTCCATTCAAAAAGACAACTGTCTAATTGTCTGTTTGATTAACCCTAAATGATTATTGATCTTTGGGGAAACTAATAATGAATGGTGAATGAAGCATTGTCTGCATCAATACGTTTGACCTGATGCTGTGAGAGTTTAACTGTTAGTCAAGTTAATTCATTCAGGTTCTTTTcgaaagtgttttaaaataagaCAAAGAAAACACTGACATATATGCAACATGTGGACATTCACTCAGGTACAAGTGCATTCATAACCTAATGTTAGTAACTTACATTAAACCCAACCTAATACATTAGTTTGTATGTTTGGTCTTACACAGAGACACAACATGATGTGTATGGAAGTTAAGTTGTTTTGGAAGCTGCAAGTTGTTTTAAATTTTTGCTGGTATTCAGGTATACTGGAATGTACTTTGCATTTAAAATAGTTCACATAGCTTCTTTAATGGTGTTAGTAGTAAGGCTATTGCTAATAATGTTACTATTACTATATTTCAGAGGCACTTGTGGGCAAACCCCAGCATTCGGTTTGTGCTGCATCTGTTGTTGTGGAGTTCTCCacagtctcagaacagtttgccGCCACGTGCCAACAAAACCTCTCCCTTTCAAAGGTTTTCTTTTCTTGGAGAAACAATTGGTCAAGGTCCCAAGGGCCTGACTCTTCAGGAATCTGATCCACCCCTTATCCCCTAATATATCAGACTCAGGAGAAGCTTAGTCCCTTTCCAGAACTAAACAACAGGCCCGTGTCAAAGTGTGTTGGGTCCCAACAATAGTCAGGATGGAGATTGAAGCCTTtatgggtctttttttttttttttgtctgttaatACAGCATTCTTTTTGAAGGCTAACTTTCTAAAATCACTTCACTGTTTTCATCCCTTTTCAGTGGTTGTCTTACCACTGAAACCACAAAAAAACTCCTTTCAACCCAGTCCACAAGCAAAGGCTCTTGGGTGTTCGCCACCTCAAATGTCTGGCCCAACCTCGTTTTGGTTTGGTGGCTTCTTAGCCACAGTGACTTACTTGCAGGTGTGGACATCATAAACTCGCGTACACTCCTGGCAGCTCACATAACAGCACCAGTGGAAAATACAGTGGCATTTCTCCTTGCGTTTCTCAGTTCGGGTGTTGTGGCCACGGCCACAACAGAGTAAGTCGCAGCCATCGATACCATGTGAAGTCAGGTTGCAGATACGGTCACGAGTGCCAAAGGAACCGGTTTCTGAATTGGGTTCGCAGAAGTTAGGCGAGGTTTCATAGTAGACAAGGTCCGTTTCGGTTGGGGGCTTGAAGAAGGTGTACCTTGGTCGTAAGGTCTCGACCCAGCCTCTTGACTCCCGATGTTTCTCCACCACCATTTCCGATGCGCTGTCATACTTGTCCTTCATGTAGTCGCCTATCACCCGAAAGTCAGGCTGCGACCACCAGCAGGTTTTCACCTCACAGCTGCCCGAGAGGCCATGACACTTACACTTCAGGTACATATGGTCAGTGATTGACTAGTGAAAAGAGAATAACAGAATATTGATATTAGAAACAAAATTGCACATAATATCTGTAAGGCTTTATTTTTACCTTAGAAGTTACAATAATACAGCTGCTAAAAAGAAGAGCATAGCAAGTCACCAGCATTTTGTTATGGATGCTGGAGCCCAACATATGATGCTGATGTTCTGGCATCCCCACCGGACTTCTTAAGTTGTTTAACTAGTAAGATGGCCTTGGTCAACCATGCTACTTGACTAGCTTCAACAACTAAGTTTTCACCATGTCACCCAGCATAAACCACATAGCAGAAGGTTAAAATTGGTCTCCCAGACTGGCCAAGCTGGTGCACATCTAGTTAAGCTGATTAATTAACTGCCTGACAAGCTgaaaagtgccccaaacccctcttTTTTTCCCTTCCCAGCAGGGACCTCCAAAGCTTTGTTAGTACCAggtcagcataactagaaaaaattcTCACCACACGTCCAGCTTCATTGTTGTGGCGGTTCATAGCAGAGCGTGCATCTGGCCGGTTCTCACGAGCATCAGCAAACTCTCGTGATACCATGCTGCCAAACTCCACATCTTCACTGCAGCCACCCCACTTCCAGCCCTCATCGGGTAGATCTTTCCGCCGTGTGTCACAGCCGCAGATGGTAGCTGATCCATCAGCACAAGCACGAGTCACAGCGAATGCCACTCCCGCAGAGGCAATTGCATGGACAAATGCTGATTCTCTAGTGGCTGTGGGAATGAACAGAGAAAACCTTAGTGAAGTGTCGCTTCATGTTTTCCACATTAGGATGTCTGcagtaattagtagttattttggGGATGCAAGACTTTGTCCTGACATCACTGTTCATATAAAAATAGTGGCACCAGGCAGAACTGCAAAAATTATCACtgttttcaagcaggtttcccgaacactcccccatctgccattggttcgACAAAAAAAGGTAGTCCCACCCTAAACTCGCAccattgtttgagccaatgttgctgtctCGGGCATGTCGGGATGCTCAACCAAACAGACCATTATTTTGAAAGCGCCACAAAGCTGTactttttacactttttgaaGGAGCTACGGATttcaacctataaatggcttacatatctctgcatattaagctttgatagaaaagtgttttaacatcaaaaaaattacacactttatgtTTGTTCACACTTGACAAAGTGTGCAGTTGAATTTTCATCTAAAGGCAGTTAGCTCAGATCTCATTGTGGAGGTAGTGTGGCATTATTAAGGCATGAGTCTGCGAAGACCAGGCATATCCTTCCAGAAAAGAGGTAAGTACAAGGCTGACAAGTCTATAATTAGAAAGACTCAATTAAGCAACTATGAGGTGGGGAAATAGACTTGTATTACTCATGGCTAAGACTTACTGTCGAATGGTCTTTGCAAGACCCAACGCGCCAAGTTCAGAATTAATATGAAAAATGAACAATACACATTTCAGTTGATAATAACCTTAAAGACGTtccaacattctgtctaacaggGATTTTGTGACGATTCTTGCTGACGAGGGCCCCATGCAAACTTGAAAGCATTTTAAAACAGACAGCTTGGTACATTTTGATAAATATTCCGTGGTCTTGTGCAGTCTTGCACTTGTAGGGGAGAGGAAACGACTGTGGAGACATTATGAATCAAGTCTTCCTTTGTTGCAGGTTTCAACTGGTTAAAGAAATTAAGGCTGTGGATAATGATGTTGCAAAATCGTCCACAAGTCTTTCTTATTCCACAATGCTCATTAAAACAACTGTCTTTGTATGTTTCGATTGAAAATGCCTTTCAAAAATCAGTGGGGGTGAATTCACAGAATGAAATACCACCTCTTGTTACGATGTTTCTTTGCAGACGCTTTCTGggttgttttagcacctgaaAGGCATTATAcctaaagaaattatgcaaaataGGTAAAGGTGCAAACACGGCAAAAGAATCTATGTTGAACTCAATTTGCATGGGACAGTTCCCCATTTTGCAAGCTGGTTCTAAGTGCTAGGTTGCAGAGGATGCACCAGACTACCAAAATCTGGCATAGTCATCAGCGCTGTGTGGGTGAGAGAGACTGGTCACGCTCTGCTCTCCTGGTTATGCTGTGCGGTTTAATCAGGGAGCACTGTTTCTGTACACTGAGTGGCCCACTACTCGACTGGCCCACCAGAAAAAGACCCTGTGCTCCTGATGGCCAATCCCTGGTTCTGGAGCAAATTAGCCAACGAATAGCTTACTCATAGTTGTTttttgggataggagaaagtattttaataccaaaAAAGTGTTTAATTGCAGAGTACAAGAGTACAATCTGTGGACAAGTCACAATCTATACTAAGcctaattgacccttcgctaagctccgcctctctctgacaagctttgcaaaacttcccataggaatgaatgtaAGATTGTTTTGAACGGTGCAGTTTTTgacaaaatattctcctaaacggaatttaaaatatttgaacataggatggaatgaagagtgacattttaaagcatatttatctgatgttttttgtaaaataaatagttaatttACACAGTAaattgattgaaaactgtggagactgtgaatcagaattgaggcaaacgattATCACAGTTACCTGAAACTAGAAAAGCATCATTTGAAAgcaattacacacctgataacaatagtgtaagtgaacagaactgctcagaGCATCTTATAACACACTCcctatgatgctgtgaactctttatacTATCACCTTTACTTAGACGTAAGTCAATACATAAATGTATTCCcgttaagttattagctttaatttacctaggaggaaatgtaggtgtccttgctgatgtttcatttgggaatgaaggctgacacagtttaatccatagcatgctcttcacaagattgatttaaatattaaaaaaagaaaaagaaagaagaaacacTGTGGGTATCCTCTCTGCgtacctcgtgtcactattacaagtgatccagcaacaacatttttacatttgattgataatttctataaaattatGCTTAAAACTACTCATACACATATTACTCTCGAAGACTCTGGTTGGAAAAAAGCAAACggttgtcagagaaatggcagaTGGCAACAGctgctaagataggattggtcaaAAAAGCTTTTAAGGTGGGGCATAGAGTAGGGTCAATTTACATGGAATATAAGTGCTtcaaagaatgacaatgacttatttCTGCGCAGTGCTATACAGCACAAATATCGCCTTTTAAACTAGATCACAGTTGGttagtcaacatgatcacacgggaagtcaatATGTTGCCACTGAAAGTTCCAGTACCCCGACATCGACcacattctgctgagttactggcAAACGGCATCTCCCATCAAACATCTTTCAACAATTTGAATGTGTcaaccttttcctgtggcacaaCAGATAATGTGTTGTGTCAGTTGCACTCGGTTagcacagaccgagtttagcTCAAACTACTGTAGCCAAATTCACAGAGAGATCAGTCTATGTTAGGGAAAAAGATCTAGGTTTTTGCGCTAAAATACCATgcacaaaagtggcacaactgtttaatgAATTTGCCCCATTGTTACAATTCTTCTATATTCTTGAAAACTAAAATATTTGTTCAACCTTCATTAAATGATTTTGGGATTGACCTAGATGCTTGTCCGTATCTTTagcacagatatttttttttctcatagccAAACTAGCAACTGTTGCTTCTGCATCCATCAACTCAATCACGTGGTTATTGGTGGTATGCATAGTCTGGTGTGAAAGGGCCattcaattacaatttaaaacccACTGAGTGGCCCATGTTTTATGATCAGGAAGCCAATAAAGTTTGGGTCAAATACGGCTGGCTGACATTGACATGGCAGACTGGTCAGGGGAATAAAGAAAAGATGGAAAATGGGGTTGGGAggaagaggggggggggggggcagattAATGTCCAGAGGAACAATGGATAAAAATGGATAAAAGCAAGATATGGAGACACGTTGGAGTGGTAGGGGGGCTTTACCTGAGAAAAGAATGCAGGTGAAGCATGATTAGACTGATCATTTGTGACAAAAGTTGGCCCCTGCTGCCCACCTTCAGGCTAGCTTTGCTGGGCCCTCACATGCCAAGTGGTCCCTGTTACCTGCTGGGACCCTGAGTCCCACATTGTGCTACCACTGTCACAGCGAATTACACGCACAAAAGGCCCCTGATATTTTATATGAAATTTGCCCTTGCTTGTGATTAGTGGGGACCAAGTTAAGTCATAGCAACAGAGAACTATGCATTGGCTGGACCCCACTTGTCGGCTGATGGGGAAATCCCTATTGAAATGGTTTAATAAAACAATCTAAAGGGCGTGTGAATTGTGAAAGAAGCTTTCTCTCCGGCTTAATCTTATGGTCGCCCAGATATTGTGTGGTGAGCTGGGCTCAGCATGAGGCGGGGCTAAGGTCCCACTATCAACTCTGTTTGCCACACCCCATCCTTTCTTTCCTGGGCAGAGTTAATGATATACCGGTGAGCAGACCTCCCCCGGCACAGTTAAACATGCATTTGATGAAAGGCTCGGAGCTCTCTGTACATCCTAAATTGTAACAGTTTCTCCTCTTGAGGGCAGAGGTCGTAACCCGGGTACCCTGACCTCATGCAAAGTTGGTTTAGATGAGGGTGTTAGCATTAAGAGTCATGGGATTCCTTTACTTCATTTTGTGGTGGTGGCCAACATGGTTGCTGCCCCAGAGGAATGCCAATGAAAAAGGAACCGTTTCATTGACACCAAGATGTTATTGCATTGCTTGTTAAACATCTGAAGAAATTGAGAGGAAAGgctatttagaaaaaaataacaacacaatAACTCTTAATACAATTTTGCCTAATAAATGTTCATGATGGCCGATGGCCGATATAGTACTGATATGTCAATAAAATCTAAACACAATGTGTCTAACTAAACACTTATTTTGCACAATACtttaaattcacaaaaaaaaaaaaaaaataccttctCTATTGACAAGACTTTTGGTAAATTTTGGAACTGTCAAATTACCACTTTTGTTAATCAATCTAATATGCCCAGTTATCGGCTTATATTCTCAAAATGGCAAAtattctcaaaatggccaaatattgggtGATTATTCAGCTTGGCCAGTGCTTAAGagtaaacaagaaaaaacaaaatagttACGTAAAAGacaaccacattttttttttttttttatttgcctcATCTGTCAAGGCATAAGTCACTACTTTTCAGTTTAACTAATGAttcaaataacaacaaaaccttgagTGACAGTAAGAACAAGTTAATTCTGGTGTCCAATTACAGCTCGCATGCGACCAGCAATGTGATCCACTGAAGGCGTGTTCAGCGAACTCTAGCGCTCTTCTAGAACACCTGCGATGACTCCCCTTTCATCACAAGTGGATTCCACTGGGCCATGTTTTGACACTttggttaatgtaaattaatGAGCGCTGATGCAGACGTAGCCTGAGGCAGCCCTGTGAAATAGATGAGACTGAGATTGGAGAGGCAGTTTGACTTCGCAAAACAATGCAATACTGTAGGCGGTCtgtcatatatatacacacacacacacacacacacgaatcaAGCAAAGCTAGGTGGCAAAAATCTGACTATAAGATGTTCAGAAGATAGATGAAATGCAGTACTTGGTATCAGttactttaaaactgtagcttcccagGATACAAGCTACTTctaatttaaagtagttcaagTAAAGCAGTAGTTAGCAAGACTGCAAGTTATAAAACCTGAAGtgtttttcggtgttaaaatatgttctccaataccagcttattatgcagagacaattataagaaAGCCATTcttaggttaattttctcaaaaactttaaactgtgtggtgctataaaaatcacaaataaacagcagaCGGGGACATATTCGgaaagaaagctgtttgaaaacattcgGTGGTGCTAGTacagcagaaattacacacttttccAGCTTTAAGTGCTAActacatttaagatatttaaggaGACAATTTATCAGGTATAAAAAACAATAAGGATGTCATTTAGGGTCACAGCATTAAACTTGAATGGATAAATATATACTAAATGTAACTAAttctattaaaatattatatataaatataaaatgtttgattttaaaagcCTCTAAatgtgaagcatgtaatttctgcaccactaccaTTGCCAAATTAAATTGCGaaaatgtatatacactggcagccaaaagttttgaaaaatgtacagattttgctcttatggaaagaaattggcacttttattcaccaaagtggcattcaactgatcacaatgtatagtcaggacattaataacgtgaaaaaacgtcttaaactacttcaaagagttctcatgaaaaaaatcctccatgtgcagcaatgacagctttgcagatccttgacattctagctgtcagtttgtccagatcctcaggtgacatttcacaccacacttcctgtagcatatatatatatatatattttttttttttttttttttttttttttttttttaaaggttaccTGAACACTCGCCTTGCCTTTGGTCAGCCAAACAGATGgtaccaccccaaactcacgccattggttgagccaaagttgttCTGTCAGGTGACATGATGCTTAATTAAACAGAGCCATGTGGCACCAGAgtcacagtatttacactttttgtGTTTTCGTTAACTACTATTGCATATTAGTAAtagcatttttaacactgaaaaaatgacacacaccACCTATAAGTATTTTACCCTTTCGTTTCAAACAGAAATTTCTCTGCTATTGGCTAGAATACTAAAGGAACATAATCTACATCTGCTGAAAGTGCCTGAGCAGATCTACGACAGCTGTGATTGTCAGTAACAAGCAACTGAAGAGTTACTTAGATCACTGTGCCATTCAGCCCAACACAAAACAGAGGAAACCAACGCACATCCGTCTGTGCCACAAACACTAACACCACCGTACAATAGCGCTAGCTCTGCAAAAGTGACGGCGTCAGTCACAAAGAAGTGAAAGTGAGAGGTGCACTTCTCTAAGCTCTATGAAAAGCTTCTGAGCTTCGACGCGCCCTTTAAACCGCCCCCAACAAAGCACTTAATCTACCTGCTTTGACCTCTCACATTATTAAGAGCCTCAGAAGCTTTAATCCAATCAAAATGATTTACTAAAGCCACCCCTGGACCCTAAAGACTGACCCGGTTCAACACCCCCCATCACCCCTGTCCCGACCAATCTCCCCTTCAATTTAGACCGGAGGAGGGGAGCTGCAGGGGATATGGAGGAGGCTATTTACACTACAATGGAGAAGAACTGAGGAGTCCTCCCATCATCAGTGGCCCGCTTGGGCTCAAGCCCTCTCCATCAATGTAACAATTGCTTGAGAGTTTATTAAAAGCAATTGGCTCGGCTCACACCACCTCCCACTGTAGCCGGCTATCAGTATTCACCCCACCCGCGGCCCCTCAGCGGGTTATGGCCCCACGTACCCTGACCCCTTGTTCTTCCTCATACTACCATCCCTCTTGATGATGGTGGTGACAAAGCCTTGAGACTGTGGGAGGACTTCACTAAAACAAGAGACCTGATGGTGCTTTATATTTAATGAGACTCGAATAAAAGCAGCAAAAAGAAGCCAAAAGCTTATTAAAAACATCTCTAGTCATTCAAAACCTGGACATACCAGAGCAATAACTAATGACTGATGACATGGGTAATGGTGTAAGGCTTTTCCAATATTATTTGAAAGCAccaattgtaatttatttttaactacTTGACATCTGATAAATCTTGAATTGCACCCTCATGTAAAATGACCAAAAAAGTAATCATTATCCTCActactgaaaaaacaaacaaacaaacaaataaaccaaaaaaacaagTCATAGCAGCTTAAGGTAGTAAGAAGGTTTTGGGAACATTTTAGCTGGTTTATTGCTGGTCCATAGGGGGTCTACCAGCTCTAACCACAGCTTGACCAAGATGGTCTACAAGATGGTTTTCAGGgtgttgatatgtggttgcttatgtgtgtttttttttttttttttagcacattactatggtgttctgggtggtagctAGACACTGGCAACTGATTATCAaccaacagctgaatgtcaacacacaCAGGGGGGTTACagtctatttttattgtatacagtcttcttattttgtgtatactgtatactgtatattattaggtgtatattgtgttgtgtaacagatgtgtaaagtgtgttatgtgtaaatcagatgtttatactgctatgttgcttggaactgcacccaagactttcacccactgttgcacttgtgtatatggttgagtgacagtaaagggatttgatttgatttgatttgtcatTGCTTGGTATAATAACACTAGTTGAACTTGTGTTGGTCAGACgaagtcagactgagcattgagaAAGACGCAtctaagattattcaataaactctttttttttttttttttttttttttttaccatcacttcatctcctgccttctgctACATTTCTTTGCTGACTCAGCCTAGCTCTTGGGCTAAGAGTTAACAAGTTATTGATGTTGACTGGGTTTTTgacatcaaacaaaactctgatatTTGGATATCTTCTGAAGGAGAGAGAGGTCTAGTGGGAGACTGAATCTAATATTCCTGGCATTGTCGATAAGGATGGATTATTTAACATTCATTCAGTAGAATGATGATTAATGTGAGCAATAAagatagtgatgcttgccttagcaaatttTAAATTTCTGTAATGAAACAATCAAGTTTGGTGTGTAATTAAGGAAcaattaattcagattcttgcTGAAACTGTTTTGTGTTGTTAAATCAACATAACCCTAAACTGCACTGTCTTACGCACAGGCTTATGCCTTCAACAAGAATCCTAGCTGATTATAAACCCAAACAACACATTCATAACTTCGCCTTAGATAAACACACTGGCTGGTGATGTAATCCGTTTGAGAGCATGAAGTATGTCTTTTACACAAAGTCTGTGTGTGCCTTTAAGATACATCAGTGTTGGTAAATATAGTATGCATTAGCtttactgtcaaaaacacagtgAGAAATGTGGGGATTCCCTTTgccagaaacaaacaaaacatgtccCACCTACTTTACATGCGTGCATCACTACATCTGTACAAGCTGTCATAGTCCAGTGCACATAACTTATGCCCATTGAGAGTGGGATTTGAGAGGGGCAAATAAATAATGTGCACAAAACAACAGAGTAAGCTCACTAATCAGAGCTGTGTGCAAACAGGGAGTTTTGTTATAATTAAGAAGCCATAATGTTACATAGCCAATGAATACAAAGAGGCAATGAGTGAAATATGGGTTTTAAGGATCTTTCATTCTGGGTTGGATAAAGGTGGGTGATACTCCTATTCTCCTTTTCTGAAATGCAGAAACTGTGCCTTTTGAAATTCACAAGTTTTTCAAACTAcgctatgtaacttttggccctctaacgaatgaagcataaaactgcaagtttcTTGCGGAAGAAAATTGTTTTGCTAATTACTTGTGTTGGGCTTCGGCTCTGCTCTTTTGGACaacggatgaatctgatggtttgaggcaTACCGGTGTACCGGTTTGTAACTACAAAAAACAAATGCAGATTATCCCACTGATCATAAAACCTTTGCTACAAAGTGAAACAAAATACCTAGCTCAAGAGATAACCTGTTTagctgcagctgcaaaacacccccataacaggactgacccacctccatgcttgactgtggggatggtgtcgttcttgtcatcaccttgtcatctaactccagacgtactgctgacccatgggtctaaaactcattttcagtttagtgtcatatgtctataaaaccttcttccaggactccacaggtctttcctaattacttcttgaatattcaagtcaacatttcccttggtgaagttttgctttcttccgcaccccaagaaggttgctgttgtaccatatttaaaaaatgtatgaatggtgctgccaactttgtctattggaaattgaagtgccttggaaatgtacttttagccatgacctttcttgtgtaatgaaataatctcctctattagcttttgagacagcttatttttaattgcattttttgcatagaaatacatttttgcttacaacgctaaactcaaattttaaaacttaaataagtgccattgtagattgatgaccaaatttttttttttaaaacaattacttgtgtaaccttacatatttaagaaacagctacatgcattaggggttgaataattatgacatggctgtatttttaaaaaatcctgctatttagaaatattaggttatata contains the following coding sequences:
- the wnt3a gene encoding protein Wnt-3a isoform X2 is translated as MIFLGYFLFFFCWLARVMSSYPIWWSLAVSHQYSSLGSQPILCSSIPGLVPKQLRFCRNYVEIMPSVAEGVKIGIQECQHQFRGRRWNCTTINDSLAIFGPVLDKATRESAFVHAIASAGVAFAVTRACADGSATICGCDTRRKDLPDEGWKWGGCSEDVEFGSMVSREFADARENRPDARSAMNRHNNEAGRVSITDHMYLKCKCHGLSGSCEVKTCWWSQPDFRVIGDYMKDKYDSASEMVVEKHRESRGWVETLRPRYTFFKPPTETDLVYYETSPNFCEPNSETGSFGTRDRICNLTSHGIDGCDLLCCGRGHNTRTEKRKEKCHCIFHWCCYVSCQECTRVYDVHTCK
- the wnt3a gene encoding protein Wnt-3a isoform X1; translation: MIFLGYFLFFFCWLARVMSSYPIWWSLAVSHQYSSLGSQPILCSSIPGLVPKQLRFCRNYVEIMPSVAEGVKIGIQECQHQFRGRRWNCTTINDSLAIFGPVLDKGHIQLQSKLFNPPKTVRIYKATRESAFVHAIASAGVAFAVTRACADGSATICGCDTRRKDLPDEGWKWGGCSEDVEFGSMVSREFADARENRPDARSAMNRHNNEAGRVSITDHMYLKCKCHGLSGSCEVKTCWWSQPDFRVIGDYMKDKYDSASEMVVEKHRESRGWVETLRPRYTFFKPPTETDLVYYETSPNFCEPNSETGSFGTRDRICNLTSHGIDGCDLLCCGRGHNTRTEKRKEKCHCIFHWCCYVSCQECTRVYDVHTCK